A region of the Methanobrevibacter ruminantium M1 genome:
TGGAATGGTTTCCACATATTCGATCTTTCTTCTAAAACGAATGTCGTTTTTGAATTGATCGATTTTGCCCATCTGCTTATCTTTGCTTTCGGTAGACATATTATCAGTTTCTTTTAATTTAATAGATAAATTAAGGATTTTTATTATTTTGGGCCTTTTAAGAGCTCTATTAAAAAAAATCCACTTCTTTTTTTAAAAGTTTTATCTTTATAATTTCTTTAATTTTTATCCTTTTTAAAAAATTTTATAACAATTATATATTTGCTTATTTTTCATAATAAAACTTATCATTAAGTTCATCATATTTTTCATCAAATTGATTTAATATTGTTATTTTAGTAAAAATATTAGTTTTCACATGCTCTTATGTAATCTTTATAAAGTATAAATACTAAAAGTAAATATAAGAATTGAAACAAAGTTTTAAGGAATTTTTATAGATTTTAAGATTGATTGAGTATTCATATTTTTAATGCTATATATCACACAATTTATTCAAATTTTATTCAATTAATCAATAGTTAATCAGTAGTTAATTATAGAATCTAATTAATTAAATAAGTTTATAAATCATTATTTTAATATTATATTGACTAAAAATATTTAAAAGAATTATATTATTGGGGTGATTATGTGATAAGTTACGAAGAATTTGAAAAGCTGGTTGTAGAGATATTAGAAAGGGATATCTCTTCCAATTCAGACCAAAAGGCCGCTATATCTGCTGATAAGTCACAATCCTTATTTATTGTAGCAGGTCCAGGCTCTGGAAAGACTACAGTTATGGTTTTAAAGATACTTAAATTTATTTTTGTAGATGATGTCCAGCCAAAGGAGATACTTGCAACTACATTTACTAAAAAGGCTGCTTCAGAACTATTATCCCGTATATTAAGCTGGGGAGATAAGCTTAAGAAAAAAATCCCTGTTTTTATTATGGATAAGGTAATGAATGGGGAAATGGCAGATGGCTCTGTTGTAGATAAGGTTAGAAAAATCGATTTCAATCAAATCAATGTAGGAACAATAGACAGCATAGCAGATGAGCTCTTAAGGGTCCATAGGGATGCAGGTACAAGCCAGCCTATTCTGATTGAGGATTTTGTTGCAAATTCAGTTATGATTAATGAATGTCTTTTAAAGAATGATATGTATTTGCATGAGTCCTTGCAGGAGTATTTGGCTGAGATAACAGGAAAGGAATCTCAAATTGACCAAAAGCCTAAGGTTAAAAACCTTACAGCCATGGCAGATATCCTCCTTAGCATTAAGGAGCATATATATTACAATATGGTTGACATTAATGATATACTGGCTGATACAAAGGATAATGAAAGGGGAAAGAAAATAGCATTGAATCTTATTATGGAATATGAAAAAACCCTTAGAAGTCAGAATATCTTTGATTTTGCCATGTTAGAGACTGAATTTTTAAACAGATTGAGTTCAGGTAAATTGGATAGCTTTTTAGATGATGTTAAAGTGATTTTAGTTGACGAATATCAGGACACCAATCTCCTTCAGGAAAGCATTTACTTTAGGATTGCAGAATCTGCCATTAAAAATGGCGGTAACATTACTGTTGTAGGAGATGACGACCAATCTTTATACAGATTTAGAGGAGCAAGCGTTGACTTGTTTACCAATTTCATTGAAAGAGTTTCTAGAATTGGCATAGAAGCGAAAGAGATAAATCTTAAGACAAATTACAGATCAACTGAAAACATCATTGACTTATGCAATGACTTTGTTGAATTGGATGATGAGTATCAGGATGCTCGTGTAAAGGAAAAGCCTAAAATCGTTTTTCCTAATCTTGATTCTTCTGAAGATACTTCAGAAAATGAATCTCCAGAAGACCTACCTAATGAGGATGAAATAGAAACCCAAAAGATTCCTGTTTTAGGCATGTTCCGTTCATCTGAAGAAAAGCTTGCAATGGATTTGACTAACTTTTTAGATGAACTAAACAGAAAAGGAAAAGTAAAGAGAAAAGTAAAGAGAGTCTTAAACAAGGACATCAATAAAAAACTAAATTCAGACAGTGAAGATGCCTTGGAAAGCTATAAGAAGTCTGGCTTTGAGCTTGCTCAAAGCGAAGGGGAAATCATAATAGAGCTTGATGAGGAGACAGGTTCCATAGATGATGTTGCATTTTTAACATATTCCCCTAAGGAAGTCACTCATAACTCTCGCAAATTCCCATTTATTCTTAAAAAACGCTTAGAACACCTTAGAACTCCAATTAGAGTATTCAATCCAAGGGGACAGGATCTGCAGGATATCGAATCTGTTGCAGTGTTCTGCGGGTTGATGCTTGAATGCATAGATCCAAACTCCTATTACCAGAATTCAAATAAAAAGCTTCCTCGCCTTGCAAGACGAAATATGTCTGTATGGAGAAGAAAAGCCCAATCATTCATCAAGGATGTAAATCCAGAGCCTCACTCTCCAATTTCCCTTGAGGATTTCATAATTCATTGGCAGGTAAGGCAGCCTTTCAATACAAACGGTTCAAAAGACCTGAAATGGCCTAAGGAAGCAGGCCTAATGGAACTTGCTTATAAATTGGTTACTTGGATTGAAGAGTTTCAGGATGATGACGAAGGACTGGTATACCTAAAGGCGATTACCCAAACAATCAATCAGACAAGCTTCTTTAATAAATACTCTTCAAACATAGTTTTCACTTCCCATGAGGCTGAAGAGGAATCAATCAATGAGGCATTGATGAACATATTCGTACCTATTGCCGTTGGGGGAGTTAAGATTGATGAAAACCTATTTGAAGTCATACCTCCAAACAGGTTTAATATAATGTCCATACATCAATCTAAAGGCTTGGAATTTCCTCTTGTGATTGTAGATGTTGGGTCCAGGTTTAAGAAGAATACGGTAAGGGAATCCAACCTAAGGTTTCCTAAAAAGGCAGACAAGTCATCAATCATTCAGGATAGAATACGAAAATACAGCAGCTTAGGTGAAAGCGAAAGGGATTCAAAGGATAGGGCCTTTGATGATCTTACCCGACTATACTTTGTTGCATTCTCAAGAGCCAAGGATGTTTTGCTATTAGTTGGTTTAAATCCAAATATTGATGGATATAAACAAAAAGATAAATTGCAAAAAATACCTAATGTTGCTTTAGGTTGGAATAGGGATGAAGAATTCATAGGGTTTGATGACATTTATTTAATTTAATTAGTCGTTATTTTGATTTAATTATATGAAAAATTGTATTGTGTTTTATTATTAATTAGCATTTTTCAGTTTTTCATAGATTAGACTAATCATTATTTTGTTATCATTTTGGATTATTAAATTGGATATTTCATTATAAAATTCAGAAGTATTAAATTTATATTAACTTATATGTTACTTATTAAAAATTATTAAGTAAATATGAAAGAATAATTAAATTTATATATTACTTATTAAAAATTATTAAGTAAATATGAAAATAATAATTAATATATATAACTTATTAAAAATCATTAAGCAAATATGAAAAAATATGGTCAATTAGCAGTCATTCAATTAAGGTGTAAAGATGAAACTATCAACACGTTCTAAAGAGTATATTATTCCAGAATATAGTCTAACTGGAGACTTATTGTCCTTTCTCACTTGCAATTTGCAATATCGCTATCAGAATAAGGGAAATCTTCCTCCTTCCATGCCTATTCAATTGTGGTTTGGTGAATTTATTCATGGAGTCATGGAAGAGGCTTATTTAAAATGGAATAACCTTAGTGATGAAGAAAAGAAGGATTTCAAATGGGATTGGGAAAGAGATATAAAGCCTATAGAGGATATAATCACAAAAAGACTTAAGGTAAAAGGCCTTAATCCTCCAATCAATTATACTGAAAATTATGGTCCTAAGGAAAACATGTACAGTGCCAGAGTGGACAGATCAATAAAGATTTGGGGACCTCATCTCTTTCCATTGATAGAGGATGCTGAAGTTTTGATAAAGGGCATTCGAGATATGCCTAAGGACAATGAAGGACATTCAAGGTCTGAGTATTATTCTATAAATGGGGTGATAGATGTATTAAGCTCAGTCAAGTTAGATGAGATATATTCAATAGAGAATGATTTTAATGGTGATAATGAAAAATCAAAAAATACATTCAAACAAACAACTTTAGATAGTTTCTTTGTTATTGATTCATGTGACATTGATAATGTTAGAGATAAATCCTCTAAGAAATCAGGAAATAAAATTTTAGAATATTTGGCTAATAATGAAGAGTTTAAAACTATTCTGGAAAATTTAGAAGATGATGAATATGAAATAATTATAGATTATAAGGGTATGAGAAGGCCTAGCGCTCCAAATAAAAATGATATTGATAAAAATAATATTCATTTGTTAAATGAGGATTCTAATGATGAAAACTCATTGGAAGATTATAAAACTTGGATTCAGCATGAATGGCAAATTTTAACTTATGCTTGGCTAAGATCCATGCAGGAAGATGCTAAACCAGTTATCTGTGGAATTATTTTCTATCTGAATGAATTGGTTCCTTCTACTGAGGATTTGTTATTGATAAGGGAAGATTTAGAAAACAATAAAACGGACATTCCTAGGCAATCCATTCCTAAGGACTGGGAAATATTAAAGAATTGGGATGAAAATGGTCCGAAGGCGATTCACGATGACTTGTCTAAAAAATTTAAGATGGACCGGTCAATTAGGATAATAAATATAAAGGAAGATTTAATAGATGATTCTCTATTGGAATTTGATGAAGTTGTAAATCAGATAGAAAGCTCTATGATTAGGGAATTAAATGGTTCTAAGATTAAGGAAGCTTGGAATGCAAATGCTGAACAGAGAACATGCAATGCTTGTGATTTCAGTACATTTTGTAATAAAAAAGATTTAGAAGAAAATACTAATGAGAATTCAAATGAAGAAGATAATAAACCTGTTTTTTCAGTTCCTTAAGACAAATTAATAGCTTATTTTTTTTAAAAAAAGAATTTATGATTTTTAATAAAAAAAGAGTGTATTATATATTTTTATTAAAAAGAGCGTTTATAAATTTTTATTAAAAAGAACTTTTATGAAAAAAGAAAAAAAGAAATAATTAATAAAATTATTTCATATTTGCAAATGCTTCAATGATTGGTTTTATATTGTCTCTGTGCATACCATAAGCAATTTCTTCATCTTCTATGCCAGCATATGCTCTTGAACCGCTACAGGCTAAAGTTGCATTAGGCTTGCCGCTAACATAAGGTCCGCTAACTGCATCTGCACATAATGACTGAATTCCAGCGAATTTTGCATTGAACATTTCACCGCTATTGTAGACAATAGCTTGAGTGATTCTCATTCCGTTTTTAGGATTTGCAATGACTACAACTACATCAGGAGCGAAATTAGCTTTTTCCAATGGCGCATATACAATGCCAAAGCTTCTTTCATCCTTTCTATAAATATTGTCAAGAACGCTTTTAGCAGTTTCAATAGATTCAAATCTGCCTAAATTATAGTATAATTCACCGCTTGCAATCTTAGGAGGAAGATCGATTAATCCCATTGCAGAAGCTCCGCCAGCACATCTTTGCTCTTCAGCAGTTGAATAGAATGATTCGCCTTTAGCTGCTTTTGTAATCATTTCACAGTGTCTTAATGATTCGTCAATCTTTTCAATACCTTCTGGAACTTCACTTTCATCGTTGATGAATTTAACTGCAACAGGCAATCTGCTAAGCTTTAGCTCATCAATAAATATTTTAGAATAATTAGCATTTTCATTAATATCATAATCCATCTAATCACCATAAACTGAATAATTAATACTATATTTTTTTATTATAGTATATTAAAGTTATGAATTATTATTCATATCTCTTTTTTAAAATCTAATAATTAATTCTCTTAGATTTATCTGAATATAGAATAAATCATTTTATTTATTTTATTCTTATATGTATTAATATATAGTAGTTATTTTTGAAAAATATTGTTTAAAAAGAATTTTTTTAATGATTTTCCTATAATTTAAAGTTATTTACTTATAATATTTATTTAAAAAATTTATTATCTGTTTAAAAAACTTTATATTGTTTAAAATATAATATTATATTGTTTATAAAAATTAAAATTATTTAATTAATTTTACAATATTAATAGACCTAATTTATTGAGATTATTTAATTAATTTTACAATATTAATAGACACTATTTTAATTGAAATTATAGGAAGAAAAATAATGAGCAATTTGAAAATTATTTCATGGAATGTAAATGGCATAAGGACTAGGATAAAAAATAAGGACATCAATCCTGTTTTAGAGAAAGAGCCTGATATTATTTTATTCCAAGAGACTAAAGCTAGCTATGAGCAAATGGATAAGAAATTCTTAAATAAGAATCCCTATGATTATTATTTCTTAAAAGGTGAAAGCGCTAGGACTGGCGGACTAGCAAGCTTTACCAATATTGTACCTAAAATAATCAAAAGATTCTTTATTAAATCTCAAGATGCATTCCATAGGGCATGTGTATTGGATTTTGAAGACTTTACATTAATTCATATTTATGCACCTGCTGGAACTGGTAAAAAAGCTAATTTTAATCAAAAATTAGATTATTTCAACAGTCTATTAAAATATGTAGAAAAGAATAAGGACAAGAATTTGATTATTGCAGGTGACTTTAATATTGCTCATAATGATATAGACATATCCAACAAGGACACTAAAGTTAGCTTCACCGATGAAGAAAGATCTGTTTTAGATAAACTTGAATCATTTGGATTTGTAGATGCCTTAAGATTATTCAATGAAGAAGAATCTTTTTCATACTGGAAAAATAAGGAAGAAAACGATGGTGCACGTTTAGATTATTTCTTTGTTTCTGAATCTCTTAAGGATAAGGTTAAATCTTCTTCTATATTAGTTGATGTTGAAGGTTCTAAACATCTTCCTATTGAACTTGAAATTGAGATTTAATTTTATTTTTTAATTTTCTATAATTTACTTGTTTATTTTTTATTAAACTTTATTCTTTTTTCTTAATTTTTTTTTATCTTTTTTTTATTTTTTCCATTAATTTTTTTCTAATTTTTTTTATCTTTTTTGCTATTCTATTTTTTCTTTTTTCTTTCTTTTCTTTCAACTTTATTTTTCTCATTATACCTTAAAATTATATATAACTTAATAATAATTAATAAGTAATTTAATAAATAATATATATTACTTAATGAAATATAATAAGTAAATTAATTAATAATATATATTACTTGATGATAATCAATAAGTAAATTCAATATTATTATAATATACTTAATGAAATTCATTAAGTAAAAATTTAAAATAATAATTATAAAGAATCTTTTTAGTAAAAAATATTATAAAATAAGTAAATAAATATCCGATTTATAAAAGCATCATAACAAGCTTTCATAATCTGAATAATAATTTATATTAATTAACTCATCAGGATGATTCTCTTCAACTCCATAAAATTCAAAGCCATCTGCAAAGATTTCTCTTAATATTGGATTTAAATTGTCATCCTTGTCTTTAATATAATCAATTAATTCACATCTGCTTGCAGCAAAAGGCATCCCTAATCCTTTAGCAGTGTCTAATTTACCAATATCCAAACGTCTTAAAACAGAAATGGTCTTATTAGGATTGGAAGAATTTAAAATAGAATCTAAAATATTATTAAAAGTAGTTGAACTGACAGTTGGTTGATCTGCAGTTACACAAAGGGCGATGTCTGAATTTATATTATTTAATCCATTTAATAAAGAGACAGATAATCCTACATCAATAGGATTATTCATGACTATCTTTATTCTTTCATCATCAATATCCTTAATTAAAGGTAATATTTCGCTGCTATAATGACCTAATACAATTGCACATTCTTCTATACCCTTTGTATTCAATACATTATCAATTGTTGTTTCTATAACAGTTTTTGATTTAAAGGGGAGTGTAAGCTTATTCTGCAACGGAAGATTCCTTTTCTCTTGATCTTGTCTCATTCTAGAATTTTTTCCTGCTGCAGTTATGACTGCTGAAACACTTAGCATAATATTACCTAAAATTAAATATTAAATATTAAGGATGAATATTCAGTATAATTGTTTTTTTTTAATAGATTAAAGTTTTTCTACTATTTAAACTAAAAATTATATTAAATTAAATCAAAGTATATTTTTAACTAGTTTTTTTTCTAAATAGTAGTTCCTGTTTCTGTACTGTTGGTAGTGGTTACATTATTTGGAATATATTCAACTACATCTGCATATATTGCCATTCCAGTACCGGCACCTTCAGTCCACATATTGATTTGTATAGGATAGTCAAGAGTGTTGGTAACTCTGATTCCAGTTGAAGGACTGTATCCAAAGAGTACAGCATCTTCACCATAATCCATACCTACAGGCAAACTGAATCCTAAAGCTAATACAGCATTTCTTAAAGCTCTTGCTGGAGGACATACACCGTGTGTAGCCATTCCAGACTGTGCATTTGCTTCTTTAACAGCACTGAAATAAACTCCTTCCCTTCCACATCCAGAGGTATTTGCAGGAATTACAGTTCCATTCCATGCTGTAACGAATTGTCTGGCATTATATTCTCTGTTTGCATCGTTATATTGAGGGTGTGAACCTAAGTATGTATAGGTGCTGCTTACAACAGTGCTATTTACATTGTCTTTATAAAGAATTACTGGAGAGCCTCCAGGGTATTTGATTGAATAGTTATAAGCTTCAGGGAATTTCTCTTTAAGCTCAGTTGGAGTAATGTATGAACGGTTATCGTTAAGACCGTCAATACAGAATTCTATATTGTATTTGGAACCAACTTGTGATGTATTATACCAATATTTTATTGTCTCTTCACTTACCATGTCTCCTGGAAGAGTGTCATTAGTTATGTCATTGGCATTAATGTGTTTTATGGTTTCATTTGTCTTGTTGTTAATGATGTCAATACCACCTTCAACAATCACCGCTTGTGTGTATGGGGTATTGAATCCATATAAAAAGTTTCCAGGTTCAACAATGTTGATCTGGTCTTTTTCAATATCGATATAAGCAGGACCTTTGATTCCTTGAATCTCGCCGGATTTAGTAATGTTTCCGGTTACAAGTTCAGATGCAGGGGTAGGTACCACTCCTGTGGATATTGAGAAGAATGCATCTGCAATGTCTCCTCTTAAGATTTGATCAGTCAATGCACCTATATCTGAAACTATAGGGTACTTGTTTATTTTGTTTTTGTCAATTATGTTATCTCCATTGAAGACAGTGGATCCATTCTCATATTTGGAAATTTCAGCCATGTTTTGAGTATTATGGTGACTTGTCATTGCCATGGAGATAGGTATTAGTAAAATTATTATTACAATTAATGCAATAAAAATCTTAAAAGATGTTTTTTTGAATAATCTTGGCATGCTATCTTTACACTCCCATATTTTTATTTAAATCAATTTATTTGTGAATATAATCATTTATCATTTCCTTTTGTTTTTTTATCAATTTTTAAAGATAAATATGAAATGTTTATCCATTTTGGGATTTTTTTATTTAATTTTATCAATTATTTTAGATAAATATGAAATGTTTATCCATTTGGGATTTTTATTTAATTTTATTAGTTTTTATAGAATGAATTTATAAATTTATTGTTCTAAATAAGAATAGTAAGAGATTATCTCCTTAATCGCACTCATAATCACTTTCATTTATCGAATCAGCAATTTCTCTTAATCTATCCTGTATTTTAATAATGGTCTCTTGACCGTTTCCTCCTATAAATATAGCAGGGTCATGTGAGAATTCTGCAACAAATGCAACTATCTCATCCAGATTATTGGCTATTTCGATTCTTCCATCATAATTCAGCAGGCCTAATCTGTAGATTGCCTGATCTAGGGTATCCTCAAGTCCAGGGAATAGAATGATTGCATCGGGATTTGCATTAACAACTTCATTTAAGATGTCCAATCTATGATTCTCATTATGCCTTGGAGTTCCAATGAAGATTGCAGTGAAGTCAACTTCATCAAGAATGACCTTAATCGCATCTGAATTGTCGGATTTTCCTATATAGATTGTGCAGTCATTTAGCTTAAGAAGCTCTAATCTTCCTTTTACAGGTTTAAAGTTTTCTAGGCTTGTTTTAATGATTTCCTCATCTATCTCAAAAACATTTTCATTTATGTATTCGGATAATGATTGGCTTAATCCTGCATTCAATCTATTGAATCTGCCGAAAAGATCAATTTCATAATCTGTTTCGCCGTATTCTATGGTATTTTTAGAAATGCCAATAAATTCTTCCTTAAAGCTCTCTGGAAACTCGGGGTTCTTATTTAAAAATATTGTTTTATCTTTGAAAAACTCCTTTAGGGAATCTTTATATCCTTCCATTGAACCGTGAACGTCCATATGATCATTTCCCATATTTGTTAGGGCTATAATGTCAAAGTCAAAGCAATATCTGCAGAATCCGACAGTCATATCACAAACTTCAATAAGCAAGACATCATATTCTTCCTCATCTGCTTCTAGGATAAGGTCATAATAGCCTTCAAAGCCTCCTCCACCATTTCCTCCGACTAAAACATTTTTGCCGGCATTTTCTAGGATTTCCTTAATCATGGACACAGTGGTTGTCTTTCCATTGGTTCCGGTTACTCCAATTGTAAAGATATCCCTATGCTTGGTCTTAACGTCACATAGGAGTTTTCCAGAGTTTTTATAATGCTCTGCAATTCTGCTTCCCCAAATGCTAGGGCTTAATACAACTGCATCAGCGGAATTGATGATTTCCTGATTGTTAAATCCTAAATCAATGGTTAGATTATCCTTTTGGAAAGTGATTTTATCCTTAGATGGAGATACATTCACTTGGGCAAGGCTTATAGGCAGATTGTCCATTTTGATATTGACATTCAAGTCACTTGCATAAACATCCCAATTATGTTTTAATAGGGAATTCAATGCTTTTTTCCCTTCTACGCCTAAACCTATTATAGCAGCCTTCATTATCTCACTTATTTTTAAGATTTTGCTAAATCATTCGTTCGATTAAATACTAATAATATTAAATTAATATAAAAATGTTTTATATTAATTTATATTTATGTTAATTATTATTAATAAATTTAACATTTCGTAACTAGAGAAACTATTTATAGGGTATAGTTTTGAATGTGTTTAATTCGATTATTTAAGAAAATTTTATAAATCAAATTATCTATTTTTAGGATATTGTTTATTGTTTAATTCGATTATTTAAGAAAATTTTATAAATCAAATTATCTATTTTTAGGATATTGTTTATTGTTTAATTCGATTATTTAAGAAAATTTTATAAATCAATTTAACTAATTATATATTATATGAAAGGTGAAATGATGACATCTGATGAAAAAATTAAATTAGTAGAAGAACTCTGTATGACTCCAGGTATCTCTGGGTTTGAAGAAAAGATTGCAGAGATTATTAAAAGAGAATTAAAAGATGTAGCAGATAAAATTGAAGTAGACAAGATGGGAAATCTAATCGCTACTAAAAAAGGTTCTTCTAAAAAAGGACCAACCGTAATGTTGGCATCCCATATGGATGAAATTGGTTTGATGGTAAGCTATATCGACGATAATGGTTACCTTAAGTTTGCAACCATTGGCGGAATCAACGATCAAATGCTTATGAACCAAACAGTTGTTATCCATTCCAAAAATGGTGATGTGACTGGAGTTATCGGTTCTAAGCCACCTCATGTAACCAAGCCTGAAGAGAAAAAGAAAGTTGTTCCATATGATGAAATGTTTATTGATATTGGAGCAAAGGATAAGGAGCAAGCTGAAGAGATGGTTTCCATTGGAGATCCAATTACATTTAAAACATGGTTTGAAGCATTTCCAAATAATTTAGTAATGTGTAAGGCATTGGATAACCGTTTAGGCTGTTATGTCATGATGGAAGTCTTAAAAAGAGTGGATTCCAAAGCTACAGTATATGGTGTTGGAACAACCCAAGAGGAAGTTGGCTTGAAAGGTGCAAAAGTAACTTCATATAAGTTAAACCCAGATATGGCATTTGCTCTTGACGTTA
Encoded here:
- a CDS encoding ATP-dependent helicase; translation: MISYEEFEKLVVEILERDISSNSDQKAAISADKSQSLFIVAGPGSGKTTVMVLKILKFIFVDDVQPKEILATTFTKKAASELLSRILSWGDKLKKKIPVFIMDKVMNGEMADGSVVDKVRKIDFNQINVGTIDSIADELLRVHRDAGTSQPILIEDFVANSVMINECLLKNDMYLHESLQEYLAEITGKESQIDQKPKVKNLTAMADILLSIKEHIYYNMVDINDILADTKDNERGKKIALNLIMEYEKTLRSQNIFDFAMLETEFLNRLSSGKLDSFLDDVKVILVDEYQDTNLLQESIYFRIAESAIKNGGNITVVGDDDQSLYRFRGASVDLFTNFIERVSRIGIEAKEINLKTNYRSTENIIDLCNDFVELDDEYQDARVKEKPKIVFPNLDSSEDTSENESPEDLPNEDEIETQKIPVLGMFRSSEEKLAMDLTNFLDELNRKGKVKRKVKRVLNKDINKKLNSDSEDALESYKKSGFELAQSEGEIIIELDEETGSIDDVAFLTYSPKEVTHNSRKFPFILKKRLEHLRTPIRVFNPRGQDLQDIESVAVFCGLMLECIDPNSYYQNSNKKLPRLARRNMSVWRRKAQSFIKDVNPEPHSPISLEDFIIHWQVRQPFNTNGSKDLKWPKEAGLMELAYKLVTWIEEFQDDDEGLVYLKAITQTINQTSFFNKYSSNIVFTSHEAEEESINEALMNIFVPIAVGGVKIDENLFEVIPPNRFNIMSIHQSKGLEFPLVIVDVGSRFKKNTVRESNLRFPKKADKSSIIQDRIRKYSSLGESERDSKDRAFDDLTRLYFVAFSRAKDVLLLVGLNPNIDGYKQKDKLQKIPNVALGWNRDEEFIGFDDIYLI
- a CDS encoding PD-(D/E)XK nuclease family protein — encoded protein: MKLSTRSKEYIIPEYSLTGDLLSFLTCNLQYRYQNKGNLPPSMPIQLWFGEFIHGVMEEAYLKWNNLSDEEKKDFKWDWERDIKPIEDIITKRLKVKGLNPPINYTENYGPKENMYSARVDRSIKIWGPHLFPLIEDAEVLIKGIRDMPKDNEGHSRSEYYSINGVIDVLSSVKLDEIYSIENDFNGDNEKSKNTFKQTTLDSFFVIDSCDIDNVRDKSSKKSGNKILEYLANNEEFKTILENLEDDEYEIIIDYKGMRRPSAPNKNDIDKNNIHLLNEDSNDENSLEDYKTWIQHEWQILTYAWLRSMQEDAKPVICGIIFYLNELVPSTEDLLLIREDLENNKTDIPRQSIPKDWEILKNWDENGPKAIHDDLSKKFKMDRSIRIINIKEDLIDDSLLEFDEVVNQIESSMIRELNGSKIKEAWNANAEQRTCNACDFSTFCNKKDLEENTNENSNEEDNKPVFSVP
- a CDS encoding DUF169 domain-containing protein, which gives rise to MDYDINENANYSKIFIDELKLSRLPVAVKFINDESEVPEGIEKIDESLRHCEMITKAAKGESFYSTAEEQRCAGGASAMGLIDLPPKIASGELYYNLGRFESIETAKSVLDNIYRKDERSFGIVYAPLEKANFAPDVVVVIANPKNGMRITQAIVYNSGEMFNAKFAGIQSLCADAVSGPYVSGKPNATLACSGSRAYAGIEDEEIAYGMHRDNIKPIIEAFANMK
- a CDS encoding exodeoxyribonuclease III, with protein sequence MSNLKIISWNVNGIRTRIKNKDINPVLEKEPDIILFQETKASYEQMDKKFLNKNPYDYYFLKGESARTGGLASFTNIVPKIIKRFFIKSQDAFHRACVLDFEDFTLIHIYAPAGTGKKANFNQKLDYFNSLLKYVEKNKDKNLIIAGDFNIAHNDIDISNKDTKVSFTDEERSVLDKLESFGFVDALRLFNEEESFSYWKNKEENDGARLDYFFVSESLKDKVKSSSILVDVEGSKHLPIELEIEI
- a CDS encoding nucleotidyltransferase family protein, yielding MLSVSAVITAAGKNSRMRQDQEKRNLPLQNKLTLPFKSKTVIETTIDNVLNTKGIEECAIVLGHYSSEILPLIKDIDDERIKIVMNNPIDVGLSVSLLNGLNNINSDIALCVTADQPTVSSTTFNNILDSILNSSNPNKTISVLRRLDIGKLDTAKGLGMPFAASRCELIDYIKDKDDNLNPILREIFADGFEFYGVEENHPDELININYYSDYESLL
- a CDS encoding Mur ligase family protein; this translates as MKAAIIGLGVEGKKALNSLLKHNWDVYASDLNVNIKMDNLPISLAQVNVSPSKDKITFQKDNLTIDLGFNNQEIINSADAVVLSPSIWGSRIAEHYKNSGKLLCDVKTKHRDIFTIGVTGTNGKTTTVSMIKEILENAGKNVLVGGNGGGGFEGYYDLILEADEEEYDVLLIEVCDMTVGFCRYCFDFDIIALTNMGNDHMDVHGSMEGYKDSLKEFFKDKTIFLNKNPEFPESFKEEFIGISKNTIEYGETDYEIDLFGRFNRLNAGLSQSLSEYINENVFEIDEEIIKTSLENFKPVKGRLELLKLNDCTIYIGKSDNSDAIKVILDEVDFTAIFIGTPRHNENHRLDILNEVVNANPDAIILFPGLEDTLDQAIYRLGLLNYDGRIEIANNLDEIVAFVAEFSHDPAIFIGGNGQETIIKIQDRLREIADSINESDYECD
- a CDS encoding M42 family metallopeptidase, with translation MTSDEKIKLVEELCMTPGISGFEEKIAEIIKRELKDVADKIEVDKMGNLIATKKGSSKKGPTVMLASHMDEIGLMVSYIDDNGYLKFATIGGINDQMLMNQTVVIHSKNGDVTGVIGSKPPHVTKPEEKKKVVPYDEMFIDIGAKDKEQAEEMVSIGDPITFKTWFEAFPNNLVMCKALDNRLGCYVMMEVLKRVDSKATVYGVGTTQEEVGLKGAKVTSYKLNPDMAFALDVTLSGDHPGIKPEEAPVVIGKGPAVILIDASGRGIITPKYIRELLINTGEKEEIPYQLEVSSGGTTDGTAIHLTKEGIPTGVLSVPTRYIHTTVSVASMDDVENTIQLIVAAINSLEINFKYIFSILNTF